In Candidatus Hinthialibacter antarcticus, one DNA window encodes the following:
- a CDS encoding NADH-quinone oxidoreductase subunit B family protein: MLEGKFEEGVIVTSADSLFNWARLSSIWPMTFGLACCAIEMMHTAACRFDLDRFGAGVFRASPRQSDLMIVAGTVTYKMAKRIKLLYDQMPEPRYVIAMGSCAIGGGPYHEHGYHVVKGVDLYIPVDVYVPGCPPRPETLMAGLIELQDKIRQDRVLRKQKAVDAA, translated from the coding sequence ATGCTCGAAGGAAAATTTGAAGAAGGAGTCATCGTCACTTCGGCTGACTCTCTATTCAATTGGGCTCGCCTTTCTTCTATCTGGCCAATGACGTTTGGTCTCGCCTGTTGCGCGATTGAGATGATGCACACCGCTGCCTGCCGGTTTGATTTAGACCGCTTCGGCGCTGGCGTCTTTCGTGCGTCTCCCCGCCAGTCTGACCTGATGATCGTCGCGGGAACCGTCACTTATAAAATGGCGAAGCGAATTAAATTGCTTTATGACCAGATGCCGGAGCCGCGCTACGTCATTGCGATGGGCAGTTGCGCCATCGGCGGCGGCCCTTATCACGAACACGGATATCACGTCGTTAAAGGCGTTGATTTATATATTCCCGTTGATGTTTATGTTCCCGGATGCCCTCCGCGTCCTGAAACTCTGATGGCGGGATTGATTGAATTACAAGACAAGATTCGTCAAGACCGCGTTTTGCGAAAACAGAAAGCGGTTGACGCCGCCTAA
- a CDS encoding NADH-quinone oxidoreductase subunit A codes for MDNASQLPMAAHLLGAFVFILFAVFSVFAGVFIAKVIAPRNPYPDKQLNYECGERPVGSPWIRFNIRFYIIALLFIVFDVEVLFLIPWAVEYRNLLASMGALAFWEMFVFLFILGIGLAYCWVKGHLEWVLTSRTVSERV; via the coding sequence GTGGATAACGCTTCTCAGTTGCCGATGGCAGCCCATTTGTTGGGCGCCTTTGTCTTTATTCTCTTCGCGGTGTTTTCCGTTTTTGCGGGCGTCTTTATTGCAAAGGTGATCGCTCCACGGAACCCCTATCCAGACAAACAATTAAATTATGAGTGCGGCGAGCGCCCCGTCGGGTCGCCGTGGATCCGGTTTAATATCCGGTTTTACATCATCGCGCTCTTATTTATCGTTTTTGACGTTGAAGTGCTTTTCTTGATTCCCTGGGCGGTTGAATACCGCAATCTGCTAGCCTCAATGGGAGCGCTGGCGTTTTGGGAAATGTTTGTATTTCTGTTTATTCTGGGGATCGGCCTCGCCTATTGTTGGGTCAAAGGCCATCTTGAATGGGTTTTAACCAGCCGCACCGTTTCGGAGCGGGTTTAA
- a CDS encoding NADH-quinone oxidoreductase subunit C, whose product MEHLELFNLLRETFGKDAVIEHVVTGDEKKGFRDPYIVLKSDSLVEVCRFLKDDERCQFKMLHCISGVEWPEYFESVYHLFSISLKQRAILKVRTSKENPIVPSVTSVWPSADWHERESYDLMGIVYEGHPDLTRILLPEEWEGHPLRKDYVMPTHERLKEIGL is encoded by the coding sequence ATGGAACATCTCGAACTCTTCAATCTGCTACGCGAAACCTTCGGCAAAGACGCCGTCATCGAACACGTCGTTACCGGCGATGAAAAAAAAGGCTTTCGCGATCCGTATATCGTTCTGAAATCTGATTCGCTCGTCGAAGTCTGCCGCTTTTTGAAAGACGATGAGCGCTGTCAGTTCAAGATGCTGCATTGCATCAGCGGCGTTGAATGGCCTGAGTATTTTGAGAGCGTTTACCATCTGTTCTCGATTTCGCTCAAACAGCGCGCCATTCTCAAAGTCCGTACCTCAAAAGAAAATCCTATTGTCCCCTCGGTTACGTCGGTTTGGCCTTCCGCCGATTGGCATGAACGCGAATCGTATGATTTGATGGGGATTGTGTATGAAGGCCACCCCGATTTAACGAGAATTTTGTTACCGGAAGAGTGGGAAGGGCACCCCCTCCGCAAAGACTATGTGATGCCCACACACGAACGCCTTAAAGAAATTGGGCTTTAA